The Bacillota bacterium genome contains the following window.
ACGAATTGTATAAGGGAAGTCGTTTTCGTCAGGGATGACAGGGAAGAGAGCCCGCTCCGCCAAGGCGCCATGGCCGATCTCGCGTCTGCCTGCGCCCCGGATTGGACGGACCTCGCCAACACTGAATGGAGGGAAATTATAATGGTGAATATACCGCTTGGATTCCTCCTCAGTGAGATCCTCTAGCATTTGCTCTTCTCCTATAGCCCCCAGGGTGAGCGCAGTAAGCACTTGTGTTTGGCCACGGGTGAAGAGACCAGAACCATGCACGCGCGGCAGGACTCCCACTTCGCAGGATATGGGTCGGATCTCATCCAACGCGCGGCCGTCAGGTCGAGCCTTGAAGTTGATGATGAGAGAACGTACTTCTTCCTTCACGATTTTCTCCAGAACAGCCTTGACATCCTTTTCGTAGAGCTCATACTGGTCCTGCAATTCTTCCCTCATGACATTTGCGACTTCTTCTTTTATGGACTCAATGAGCTCTTCCCGCGCGAGTTTGTCGGTCCCCTTAATGGCCTCCCTGAGCCTGTCCTGGGCAAGCTCCCGTACCTTTGCCTCGATGTCGGCATTGACCTCGTAGAGGACCACAGGCATCTTGGGAACCCCGGCCACCTGCTGGAGCCTCTCCTGAAGCTCGATGATCTCCTTGATTGATTCATGGCCAAACATTATAGCATCGATTATGACACTCTCCGGGACCTCATTTGCCCCTGCCTCAACCATGAGTATTGCGTCCTTGGTCCCGGCAACGACCAGCGAGAGATCGCTCCGCTCGATTTGCTCGACAGTGGGATTTATCACAAATTCCCCGTCAACTCTTCCTACCCTTACTCCTCCGATAGGTCCAGCAAAGGGGATATCGGATATGGTGAGAGCGCAAGACGCGCCAATCAATGCGGGGATGTCAGGGGGATTGTCATGCTCTACAGAGAGCACCGTAGCCACCACCTGAACATCATTTCGAAACCCCTGCGGGAACAGGGGCCTTATGGGGCGGTCGATCATCCTGGCCGACAAAGTGGCAGCTTCACTTGGCTTCCCTTCCCTTTTGATCCAGCCACCCGGGATCTTCCCCACAGCATACAATCGTTCCTCATAATCGACTATGAGCGGAAAGAAGTCTATACCCTCGCGAGGTTCCTTGGATGCGCAAGCTGTCACGAGAACGACTGTGTCTCCGTATCTCACCCATACAGATCCATTGGCCTGTTTCGCGACTTTGCCTGTCTCGAGTGAAAGTCTCCGTCCGCCCAGAATCATATCCAGGCAATGCTGCATATAGCTGCTTACCTCCTAGCGTCTCAGGCCCAGTCTGTCTATCAATGCCCGATATCTTTCAATATCCCGATCTCTGAGGTAATTGAGGAGCCTCCTCCTATGTCCGACCATCTTAAGAAGACCTCGTCTTGAATGATGGTCCTTGGTGTGAACCCTCAGATGCTCTGTGAGGTCATTGATCCGCTGGGTCAGTATTGCTATCTGAACCTCAGGTGAACCAGTGTCAGTCTCATGAAGCCTGAACTCTGTTATCAGTTTTTGCTTTTCCTCTGACGGCAAACTCATGCCGTCCTCACCTCCCTTAATTGTGAATCCCCACCTGCCAAGGTATTCGTGGGAGAGTCGAGCGCCCTAGCAAGGGGTTCCAATGCCACAGACATTGTACCATAGTTTCGAGCCAGTGTAAACGTATGTGGGCGATTTCAGGATCTCCATCGCAGTCTTTACATCCACCTGGATTTGCCTGGCGAGGTCCGCAGCGCTATTGAACCTTATTTCTTCTCTGATCCTTTCGATGAAGTATACGGTTATTCGTTCGCCATAAAGGTCCAGCTCAGCATCCATGACATATATCTCCACCAACTTATTCTTTCCATTGAAGGTCGGTCTGAAACCTACATTCGCGACACCAAGGAAGATTCTGCCATAGATCCGGAGCTTTACTGCATACACCCCATTCGCCAGCTGGATGATATCTCCGGGAAACTCGAAATTCGCGGTAGGAAATCCAAGGGACCTACCGATCCCGCGCCCCTTCTCTACTACTCCCGTCAGGCTAAAAGGGCGGCCAAGGAGAACCCCTGCATCCTTCACTTTACCCTCAAGCAGAAGCCTTCTGATCTCGGTGGAGGCTACGGCGACACCGTTGATGATAATCGGTGGCACGATATGTACCCTTATTCCCTGCCTTGCCCCCAATTCCCTTAGAGCGTCTGGATCCCCCTGGGCCCCAGCTCCAAATGTATAATTATACCCAACCACCACTTCGGCGGCATTCAATGTGCCGAGCAGAATCTCCGAAATGAAATCCTGGGGGGTCATGGAAGCAAGTTCCTGATCAAATGGCCAGAAAAGCAGGCAGTCTACACGATGCTTCTCTATGAGGGCTATCTTCTCCTCTTGGGTCACGATATTGGGGACTTCTAGACCTTTTAAGACTGACACTGGATGGCGATCGAATGTAAAAACCACGGAAGGGATCCCAGATCGCAATGCAACGGATGTCAATTTCTGCAGTACAGCGGCATGTCCCAGGTGAATACCATCGAACATCCCAAGCGCAACAGCTGTCTTGTTATCACCTATGAACTTCTTTGCTTCGCATGCTGAGAAGATGACATCCACGCTCTATACCTCCTGATTTGATCTCATGGCGGGCAAGAGGACCCTCTCTGGTTTGAGGATGTATTGCCCACCCGAATTACTCGCTATGGCTATAGCTACAACTGCCCCATCGTACATCAGTCTAAGCTTGGTTCCGTCTGGGAGGTTGCGGATATCCCCAGGAAGATAGGCACGTGAGATAGGCCCGCCAGCTGCTACAGTGGAGACCTCCTCCGGGGAAATGGCGACTGATGGCATATTCCTCAAAGCATAGGAAATGGGAACGACAACCGAATGAGTGCGCCTGGATGACACCGCGCGACTCAACTCTTCAAGGGTAACTGATTCCCCTATGGAAAAACCGGAGGATTCCGTGCGAAGAAGGAATAGAAGATAGGCACCACAGCCCAGCATCTCGCCAATGTCATGGCACAGTGCCCTTATGTACGTCCCCTGTGAACACCTGACATCTATGGTAACTGAATCACCAAATCCTATCTCCATCCCCGTGTGTCCCCAGTTGAAGACTTCGATGCGGAAGATCTCTACCTCTCTTGCTGGTCTCTCCACGACCACTCCTTGCCGAGCTAGTTCGTACAGCCGCTTGCCCCGATGATGCACTGCAGAGACCATGGGAGGCACCTGTTTTATCTTGCCTTCGAACCGCTCCAGGGCCTTCATCAAAACCTCTCGTGGAATTCGGAAACCCCGCTTCTCGGAAGTTACAGAACCCGACGCGTCCATTGTGTCCGTAGCTATACCGAACACAATCTCAGCCCTATAAGCTTTCTCTAGGTGTTCCAAATATGGCACGATCTTCGTGGCCCTACCTATCAATATGGGTAAGACCCCCGCCGCCTCGGGATCTAGGGTGCCCGCATGTCCGGCCTTTTTGATTCCCAGAACCCTGCGAATGAGGGACACCACATCATGGGAAGTCATTCCCGGGGGCTTAAGAATCGGTATTACTCCGTCCAGACGCGACAACCCTGCACACAAGGTCAAGCACCCGCCCTCTCACCTCGTCCATCGACCCCTCTACTATGCACCCCGCTGCCCTGGCATGTCCCCCTCCTCCGAAATGCCTGGCGATCGCCGCCACATCTATCGGGTCTCGGGATCTGAAGCCCACGTGGATCTTCCCATCCTTCCCCTCGCGGAAGAGCAGCGCGCACTCTACCCCCTTTATCATCCGGGGGTAATTAATAAAGCCCTCTGTCTCACTTTCGGCCACATCAAACTCCGCCAGATCTTTCCTCGTGACCTCGGCCCAGGCTACCCGTCTTTCGCAGGTGGTCTGCAGCTTGTCCAGTACCCTGCCCAGCAATTTGACGCTGTAATAAGACCGCGTCTCAAATATGAACATGGAGATGTGGGACGGGCTTGCGCCGAGGTCAACCAGGCGCGCCGCTATTGAAAGGCTGCGTCCTGTGGTATTGCAATACCTGAAAGAACCCGTATCTGAGATTATAGCAGTCAAGATACACGTTGCCAGATCCTGTGTGATATCCACACCAAGGTCTTGGACTATCTGATAGACCAGTTCTCCCGTAGCTGCAGCATCTGGCAATACATAATTATAGTGGCCGAAATGGTCGTTTGTGACATGATGGTCTATATTGATGACCGGAGAATTCCAGCCGGCCAAGAGATCCTGGATTTTCCCCAACCGCTCGCGATCACTAGAGTCGAGGGATACTACGACATCTGGCCGGCTATTTATATCCACAGGCTTCAAAATCTGATCAGCCCCGGGAAGAAATGTATATGAATCCGGGATATCATCGTCGCATGCCACACGCACCTTCTTGCCCAGCCCCATCAGGGCGAGCCTCATAGCCAGAAGTGAACCGATGGCGTCTCCATCAGGGAAAATATGGCATACTAGAAGGAAATCACCATACTGTCTTATCGCGTCGACCACATCTTTAGTTTGGGGCATTCCCGCCATTACTCCCCTTCCCCTTTTTCCTTCTTGATCTCAGAAAGGAGACTGAAGATCCGCGCGCCGCGCTCTATGGCATTGTCGAGCTTGAAGACGATCTCGGGCGCATGTCTCAGACGTATCCTCTTTGCGATCTCCGTCCTGATGAACCCCGTTGCGCTTTCAAGCGCATCGATGGACGCATCCTTTTCCTCGGGGCTTCCCATCGCGCTTACATAGATCTTGGCATGGCTCAAATCGTTCGATACCTCAACTTCGGTAACGCTCACGAATCCAAGCCTTGGATCCTTTATCTCCCTTTGGAGGATGTCGCTCACTTCATCCCTTATAAGCTCCGCTAGTCTATCAGCTCTGAGCCTGGCCATCATCGTCTGACCTCCTACCCATCATCGATCCCCGCCTCAGACGATCTCTATGGAATAGTCAAGAAGGACCGCCTCACCATCTTTATCCAGATCATTTATGACTGATGAGAGTATACTATTGGCATGCCTCGCGCTGGACGAGACGCATGTCACGCCGATAGTCGCCCTCTGCCATATGTCCTGAGAAGCTACCTCGGCGATGGCGATGTTATATTTTGACCTCATACGCTCAATCAGGCTCTTGAGCACCCTCCTCTTGGCCTTCAAAGAATCAGCTCCGCCAATATAAAACTCAGCAGTGAGGATGCCCACAACCATAACGGTCCCCTCCACCACAACCCGAGGATCCGTCTGAGCCTGGCATCAAAGCTCGCGACGTACCTCTTCGATCTTGTACGCCTCGATGGCGTCATTCTCTTTGATGTCGTTGAAGTTCTCAATGCCTATGCCACATTCAAATCCTGCAAGGACCTCCCTGACATCTTCTTTGAATCTCTTGAGGGAGGCGATCTTGCCATCATAGATGACCACATTGTCCCTGATCACCCTGACATTCGCGTCGCGGGTTATCTTGCCCTCTGAAACATATGCTCCAGCGACGGTCCCGACCTTGGGAACCTTGAAGGTGGCCCTTACCTCCGCCCTACCAACGAACACCTCCCGCTGTTCCGGCTCGAGCAGGCCTTCCATGGCCGCCTTGATATCATCTATGGCATCGTAAATGATGCTGTATGTCCTGAGATCTATACCCTCACGTTCCGCCACTTTTCGCGCATTGGCGTCGGGACGAACCTGGAATCCAATTACAATAGCGTTGGATGCGGCGGCCAGCATGACATCACTTTCGGTGATGCCGCCCACGCCGCTATGGATTATATTCACCCTCACTTCTTCTGTTCCAAGTTGTCCGAAGGCCTGTTTCAAGGCTTCCACGGATCCCTGAACATCAGCTTTGAGGACAAGATTGAGTTCCTTGACCTCTCCTTCTTTGATATGTTCGAAGAGATCTTCCAGGCTGACCCTATGAGGCGCCTGCATTTCCTCCGCGCGCCTCCGCTCCAGCCTGCGTTCAGCGAGTTCCTTCGCCATGTGATCGTCAGATACCACTGTCATTATACTTCCAGGCGTCGGGACATCCGAAAGCCCCAGAACTTCCACTGGCATCGAAGGACCGGCTTCTGTCACAGGCCTTCCCATATGGTCCAGCATAGCGCGGACCCGACCGTACACTTCGCCAGCGACTATGGCATCCCCGATCCGGAGTGTGCCTTTTTGGACCAGCACCGTCGCCACCGGGCCTCTTCCCTTATCGAGCTCAGATTCTACCACAGTGCCTCTTGCCGGCCGGTCTGGGTTGGCCTTGAGTTCCCGCATTTCAGCCACCAGGAGTATCATCTCCAGCAAGTCTTCGATACCTTGCTTCTTGAGGGCAGACACCTCCACCATCACGGTGTCTCCACCCCATGCTTCCGGCACCAGTCCGAGCTCGCTCAACTGCTGCTTTACGCGATCTGGTTCGGCATTTGCCTTATCTATCTTGTTTATCGCTACTATTATGGGAACGCCAGCTGCCCTGGCGTGGTTGATCGCCTCTACCGTCTGCGGCATGACTCCATCATCAGCGGCGACTACCAGTATAGCGATATCTGTAACCTGCGCTCCCCTGGCTCTCATCTCAGTAAACGCCTCATGGCCCGGGGTATCCAGGAAAGTTATCTTCTTATCGTTGAGCTCTACCTGATAAGCCCCGATATGCTGGGTTATACCTCCGGCCTCTTGGGCTGTAACATTGGTGCTCCGAATGACATCCAGAAGTGATGTCTTTCCATGGTCCACGTGTCCCATTATGGTAACAACGGGTGGGCGCATCTTCAAGCTCTCCGGAGGATCAGGAAGATCTTCTATGCCGAACTCACGAGCTTCCTTCTCGCTGAGACGTTCTGCCTCGAAGCCATATTCGTCTGCAACAATGGATGCCGCATCATAATCTATTTCCTGGTTGATGGTGACCAACACGCCCATGCCCATCAATGTTTTGATGAGGTCAGAGGCAGCAATACCAAGTTTTTCAGCAAGATCCTTTACCGCTATGGATTCCGGCAAAGCAATCTTCTTCTCTCGCTGTGGCTTTTCTCGCCGCTTTGCGGGCTGTGGTGAGATATTCTCCTTTACGGCTTTACTACGCAAGAGCCTTTCCTCGACGACTCGCGATACCCTGTCTCCGACGCGACCAAAGGATTTCTTGCCTTTACGCTGTTCCTTAGAGGCTGCTCCGCCCCTGGTCCTGGCCAGATCCGGCCTCAGCCGAGATATGGGTCTTGCAGTTTCACTCTTGACCGCAGGCGCGGAAATCTTCCCCTGCCTTTCACGCTCAATCGGCACCACTTTTGCCTGTTCTTGAGGCCTTACCTGGCTAGATGGCGCCGGCTTTCCTTGTGTTTCCTGTACCATGTCTTTCTCTTGCGTATCCTGCGCCTTGGCCTTTTCTTGTATCCCTTGACCAGGTCGGGCGTCAGGCTTCGGAGAGGGCTTGACGGCCGCAACCGTATCAGCCTTACCATGCTCATCAGAGGGCGCCACCACCTTGGTATCTTTCCCGGAGATGACTTCAGCGGGCGCTGCGCTCTTTGCCTCTACCCGGGCACTGGTCTCAGTCGGTATAGATCTCTTTGCCTCTATTCCTACGCTGGCCTCAGAAGATATTGTCTTCGTTGCTTCAGTTCGAGCCGCAACCCCGGGAGGCGCGGTGATCTTGCCAGCCTGCGCAGGGGGCGCTATTTGAGAAGCTGGCCTGCCAGGCTGTTCATGCTTCCACTGAACCTGAGTCCTTTGCTGAACCCCGCCCATCTCCGTATGAGACTGACGAATGGCAGTCTCCTGCACAGTTCTTAAGCCCTGCTGCGTATTAGTTGGCACCTCCTTGGAAAGACGATTGCTTGCTGCTCCCATTCCTGCTGGCCTGCCCGTCTCATGTGACTGATGCGAAGACATCCGGCTGACCGGCCGGCGGTCTACAGGCTTCGTCCGTCTTGGCCTCTGGGGGAGAATATCTGGCAGATTCCTTGCGAGCGGCCTGTCAGAAGCCAATGTCTTCATTATGGCACGCGCTCTATCATCTGCGGCATCGGGTCGGGCCTCGGCCTTTTCCTCGCCCTTTTGGGACTGAGGCTTCTGTCTGACTGGAGCCCTACCTTCCATTTCCGCAAACCTATTCTTGATGAATCTGACCACATTATCCTCTAGGGCACTCATATGATTCTTCCCACGGACGCCAGAATCCTCCAGGAGCTGAAGAATCTCCTTACTATTCTTATCTAGCTCTCTCGCCAACTCATATACCCTTGTCTTACCCATCTATAAAACCACCCCCACCACAGCTCAGATCTCAATTTGTCTCTCTCTGATAACACCTCACTATCCATCATTTTTTGCCTGATTGGCTTTCAAGAAGGGCTTTGCGCCGCTCTATCTCGCGTCTTTCAGCCTCGCGCCTCGCTAGCTCCATTTTCAATTGCGAGACGACTTCAGGCGATAGATCGTCGCCTAGCGCTTTCTGAAAGCGCTTACCTGACAAGGCAGAGTTGATGCACGCCTCATTAGGGCATAAATATGCGCCCCTGCCAGCCAGTTTGCCTGAAGGATCCACCTTGAACTCACCCCCGGATGTCCTGACTATCCGGATCAATTCTTTTTTAGGCTTGACCTCCTGGCATCCCAGACACGTCCGCATCGGAATCTTCCGCTTTTTGGGCTGCGCCTGTCCTTTCGGCATAGAGCATCCTCCACTCTGCAACTAATCTATATATTGGTAATATCAGAAGTAGTCATCCTCTTCCTCATCCTCGAGCAACTCTTCACGCTTGCGCTTCATCTTAGGCCTGCGTTTCACCTTTTTTCTCGAAGCTTCCGCTTCATCTTCCTCTTCGAGGATTTTTGCGTCATCCGCTATTCCTTTTTTCTTCTGTTTCTTCTTTACCTTTGACTTCCCCTCATCCTCAGAATATGGGGTAGTGCCTTCCTTAGCTCCCTCTTCACCGACCACCTTTTCTGGCGCGCTTTGTTCCTCTTCTGACGCATTTTGCTCCTCTTGCTTCCCGGCACTTTCCTCTTCTAGCGCGCTCTGCTCATCTGGCGCATTCTGCTCCCCATGCTCCCCGGCCATCTCTTCTGGCGTCGCTACATCTTCCCGTTCTTCAACAACAGGTTCCGTGGATTTGGTAGCTTCCAATTCTTCTACCTTCGGCAGTTCGAGGGCCTGCGATTCGCTCTTGATATCGATCTTCCAGCCTGTGAGCTTGGCGGCCAACCTGGCGTTTTGACCCGCCCGACCTATGGCCAGGGATAACTGATTATCGGGCACGATCACCATCGCAGCCTTGACTACTGCATTTATCCTCACGCCGAGGACCTTGGCAGGACTAAGCGCGTTTGCGATATATTCCTCCGGAGATTCGCGCCATTCTACTACATCTATCTTTTCGCCTTTGAGCTCAGTCACAATCTTCTGCACCCGTATGCCCCTGGGCCCTACACACGCCCCTACAGGGTCCACATTGGGATCAGTGGCACTTACCGCCACTTTTGAACGTATCCCAGCTTCCCGGGCTATCTGCCTGATGACAACGATTCCATCGTAAATCTCGGGCACCTCGAGCTCCAGGAGACGTTTCAAAAGTCCCGGATGGGTGCGGGAGACAACCACCTGGGGACCACGTGGCGTGTTCCGGACTTCCACTATATATACCTTCAGTCGCTCGCCTTGCTGGTACGATTCCTTCTGCATCTGTTCCGATAAAGGCATTACAGCCTCGACTCTGCCCAGATCAACTATCACATTCCTACCCTCATAGCGCTGCACGACGCCTGTGACTACATCGCCTTCGCGGTTGCTGTATTCCTCAAAGATGACCTCCCGCTCCGCCTCACGAATCTTTTGAAGAACGACCTGCTTCGCAGTTTGAGCAGCAATGCGTCCGAAATCCCTCGGAGTTACCTCAGTTTCAATGACATCACCGGTGGCATAGTTCGGATTCACCGTCAATGCCTCGGCGAGAGATATTTCTGAACGTGGGTCCTTGACGTCATCCACGACATTTTTCCTCGCAAAAACCTGCACTGTACCGGAATCAGGATCCACCTCGACCCTGACATTGTGGGCCGATCCGAAATTCCGCTTAAAAGCAGATACTAAGGCCGCCTCCAGAGCAGAAATCAGTATGTCTTTTTTGATACCTTTCTCTTTTTCCAGCTGCGCAAAGGCCTCTATGACGTCAAGGTTCATTGACTTCTCCCTCCACAACAAGACGTGCCTTGCTTATCCTATCTTTTGGAATATCCACAACCAAACCGTCTACATCCACCCTGACATTTCCGTCAGCAAGACCGAGAAGATGACCGATAAACTCCTTGCGACCGCCGATCTGCGAAAAAGTGTTGATGGCTACCATACGACCCTTATATTTGTCGAACTCTTCTTCTTTACGCAAGGGCTTCTCACCAGACGAGGAAACCTCGAGGATATAGCTTTGCGGGATCGGGTCCAGGCTATCCAGCTTCCTTCCGACTTCCTCGCTGATCTTTGTGCAGTCGTCAATAGAGACTCCACCCGGTTTATCCACATAGATCCTGAGGAGCCATTCGCCAGCCTCTTTTACATACAGAACGTCAACGAGCTCAAGCCCTTGATCCTCCACTATAGGAGCCGCAAGATCACTTACAATTCTCTCGATTTTCTCGATCCTTTCAGTCTTCATCGTCTTGCCCCCTCTATACCGCGAACGTCAGGGTCCACAGACCTCTTATACACAAGATTAAGGAGTGGGTTTCCCCACTCCAACATTCAAGACAAGGTCTGCGGAAGGACCTTCAGTAGGACTATACTCAAAGTATAGCACAATAAAAGCTCAAATTGCAAGTATCGCACGCCATTATTATTGTCGTGCCGCCATTTGTTTCAGAATCTCCCAATACATCCTCGCCCTTTGTAGGGCCCCCCTAAATACTCCTCTTTTTTCTTCCTTCATCTGATGCGTGACATTCTCCAACGAAACGTACACCAGCCTGGCTCCGCGTGCCCGTGCATAATCAGTCAGCGCTATTTCAGAGCCAAACCTGGCATTGGATATATCCAGATCCTTGATGAAGGCTCTTCTCATGGCCCGTTGTCCAGATAGCGAAGGTGAGATCTTCAGGGCGAGGTCCGTTGCAGCCCTCCCACCTTTGAATACCCCTACCGTCATGTCCGCGCGGCCCTCTATCACCGGCAGTATAAGAGAGCGAATGTGAGATTCAGTAAGGCCGATGAGGTCGGCATCTAGAAACACCACGATATCGCTGGAGGAAGCCCTAAGACCTTCCTGCATGGCCCCGCCCTTCCCAACGTTCCTGGCGAGCTCTATTACCTTCGCCCCGGCCCGCCTGGCATAGAGGGCTGTTTTATCAGTGGAACCATCGCTGACTACAGTTACATCATCTGTGACCTTCAGCGCTTCCATGACCACCTGTTGGATGGTGCTCTCTTCGTTATATGCAGGTATCACTATCTGGATGCTAGGCGAGTTTTTGAGGACCTCAAGTTCCCCTTTCATCTAGATTCCCCATTTCCATCAGTATTGGACACCATGTGGCCCCCGGCAAGTTTGGAGATCTCATTTAGAAGGACGGGAATGAATTCCTCTTGGGCCATCTGACGTACTGGCTTTCCTTTTACAAACAGCAGGCCCCTTCCTTTGCCAATGGCCAACCCCACATCGGCCTCCTGGGCCTCGCCGGGTCCATTGACCTCACATCCCATAATCGCCACCTTGAGAGGAACCTCGAGATGACCCGTCCTTTTATCCACCTCTTGAGCCACCTCGGAAAGAAATCTCAATCCGACACGACAGCGGCCGCATGTGGGACATGAAATGATCTCCACTCCACCCTTTCTCAGTTTCAGAGCTCTCAGGATCTCGCGGCCTACCCTCACCTCTTCGACAGGATCTCCGGTGAGGGAAACCCTGATAGTATCCCCTATGCCATCTGCGAGCAAAACGCCGAGGGCGACAGAGGATTTGATGGCGCCTGCCCATGGTGATCCTGCTTCAGTGAGGCCGAGGTGCAGCGGGTAATCCGCTATCTTGGCCATCTCCCTGTAGGCCTGGATAGTAGTCAAAGGATCAGATGCCTTCAGGGAGATCACAATATCCGAAAGACCCATATCTTCAAGCAACCTTGCGGAGATGACAGCGCTCTCCACCAGAGCGAAAGCAGAGCGCCCTCCATGCTTGGCTATCAGGTCTTTGGATACGGAACCAGAATTGACGCCAATTCTCACGGGAACCCGGTATTTCAAGCATGCAGATGCCAGCTCCTTGAGCCCCCTTTCAGGGGTATTCCCGGGATTTATCCTGATCTTGTCGACACCGGCGTCCAGTGCCATGAGCCCCAGCCTATAGTTGAAGTGAATATCCGCCACTAGAGGCATATCGGTTTTACTCCGGATCTTTGCCACGGCTCTCGCGGCTTCTTCATCCGGAATA
Protein-coding sequences here:
- a CDS encoding YlxR family protein codes for the protein MPKGQAQPKKRKIPMRTCLGCQEVKPKKELIRIVRTSGGEFKVDPSGKLAGRGAYLCPNEACINSALSGKRFQKALGDDLSPEVVSQLKMELARREAERREIERRKALLESQSGKK
- the nusA gene encoding transcription termination/antitermination protein NusA, producing MNLDVIEAFAQLEKEKGIKKDILISALEAALVSAFKRNFGSAHNVRVEVDPDSGTVQVFARKNVVDDVKDPRSEISLAEALTVNPNYATGDVIETEVTPRDFGRIAAQTAKQVVLQKIREAEREVIFEEYSNREGDVVTGVVQRYEGRNVIVDLGRVEAVMPLSEQMQKESYQQGERLKVYIVEVRNTPRGPQVVVSRTHPGLLKRLLELEVPEIYDGIVVIRQIAREAGIRSKVAVSATDPNVDPVGACVGPRGIRVQKIVTELKGEKIDVVEWRESPEEYIANALSPAKVLGVRINAVVKAAMVIVPDNQLSLAIGRAGQNARLAAKLTGWKIDIKSESQALELPKVEELEATKSTEPVVEEREDVATPEEMAGEHGEQNAPDEQSALEEESAGKQEEQNASEEEQSAPEKVVGEEGAKEGTTPYSEDEGKSKVKKKQKKKGIADDAKILEEEDEAEASRKKVKRRPKMKRKREELLEDEEEDDYF
- a CDS encoding ribosome maturation factor RimP, whose amino-acid sequence is MKTERIEKIERIVSDLAAPIVEDQGLELVDVLYVKEAGEWLLRIYVDKPGGVSIDDCTKISEEVGRKLDSLDPIPQSYILEVSSSGEKPLRKEEEFDKYKGRMVAINTFSQIGGRKEFIGHLLGLADGNVRVDVDGLVVDIPKDRISKARLVVEGEVNEP
- a CDS encoding glycosyltransferase family 2 protein, translated to MKGELEVLKNSPSIQIVIPAYNEESTIQQVVMEALKVTDDVTVVSDGSTDKTALYARRAGAKVIELARNVGKGGAMQEGLRASSSDIVVFLDADLIGLTESHIRSLILPVIEGRADMTVGVFKGGRAATDLALKISPSLSGQRAMRRAFIKDLDISNARFGSEIALTDYARARGARLVYVSLENVTHQMKEEKRGVFRGALQRARMYWEILKQMAARQ
- the ispG gene encoding flavodoxin-dependent (E)-4-hydroxy-3-methylbut-2-enyl-diphosphate synthase, whose translation is MDEHITRRKSRQVKVRGILIGGNAPISIQSMTKTDTRDVGATCSEIERLEKAGCEIIRMAIPDEEAARAVAKIRSKTDMPLVADIHFNYRLGLMALDAGVDKIRINPGNTPERGLKELASACLKYRVPVRIGVNSGSVSKDLIAKHGGRSAFALVESAVISARLLEDMGLSDIVISLKASDPLTTIQAYREMAKIADYPLHLGLTEAGSPWAGAIKSSVALGVLLADGIGDTIRVSLTGDPVEEVRVGREILRALKLRKGGVEIISCPTCGRCRVGLRFLSEVAQEVDKRTGHLEVPLKVAIMGCEVNGPGEAQEADVGLAIGKGRGLLFVKGKPVRQMAQEEFIPVLLNEISKLAGGHMVSNTDGNGESR